One segment of uncultured Tolumonas sp. DNA contains the following:
- a CDS encoding DHA2 family efflux MFS transporter permease subunit produces MSVVPTSAVQPARVAHRGLITIAVMLATVMQTLDTTIANVALPYMQGSMAATQDQISWVLTSYIVAAAICTPLNGFLVNRFGRKRVFFWEVFGFTCVSVLCGVAQSLPEIVTFRILQGIFGAGLVPLSQAVQLDVYEPKERGQAMAIWGIGVMVGPILGPTLGGYLTEFYNWRWVFFINLPVGILALIGIWLFVPETKPNKTIRFDGLGFGLLAIAIGALQMFLDRGESKDWFTSTEIIIEGICAVLFIYLFIVHMFTHKTPFIHPAMFKDRNFCIGLLLIFILGVMLLSTVALLSPFLENLLGYPVLATGFAMAPRGLGTMLSMSLVGHLMRRFDLRTLLVVGLLMMVESLWEMSLFDLNITFLDLFRTGFIQGFGMGFVFVPLSTMTFMTLDQKYRNEGTAMYSLLRNIGSSIGISIVVTLLSQNTQVFHSILAENTNGFNAIWLHQLPTLWDLRSASGLALLNKTITQQASLIAYLRDFRLMMFITLLALPLIFLLRKRTPAMTH; encoded by the coding sequence ATGTCTGTCGTACCAACTTCCGCGGTTCAACCCGCTCGTGTTGCGCACCGAGGTTTGATCACGATTGCCGTGATGCTTGCCACGGTGATGCAAACGCTGGATACCACCATCGCCAACGTCGCCTTGCCTTATATGCAAGGCAGTATGGCGGCGACACAAGATCAGATCTCGTGGGTGCTCACCTCCTATATCGTGGCGGCCGCCATTTGTACGCCGTTAAACGGTTTTTTAGTGAACCGGTTTGGGCGTAAGCGAGTATTTTTCTGGGAAGTGTTTGGGTTTACCTGTGTATCAGTATTGTGTGGTGTCGCGCAGTCATTACCCGAGATCGTGACATTTCGTATTTTGCAGGGGATCTTTGGTGCCGGTTTAGTGCCGCTGTCACAAGCGGTCCAGTTGGATGTCTATGAGCCCAAAGAACGTGGTCAGGCCATGGCGATCTGGGGTATCGGTGTCATGGTTGGGCCAATTTTGGGGCCGACACTGGGCGGATATCTGACGGAATTTTACAACTGGCGCTGGGTGTTTTTCATTAATCTGCCGGTTGGCATTCTGGCATTGATCGGGATCTGGTTGTTTGTACCGGAAACCAAACCCAATAAAACCATCCGCTTTGATGGCCTCGGCTTTGGATTACTGGCGATTGCCATTGGTGCGTTACAGATGTTTTTGGATCGTGGTGAATCTAAAGACTGGTTTACCTCGACAGAAATCATCATAGAAGGCATCTGCGCCGTATTGTTTATCTATCTGTTCATTGTGCATATGTTTACGCACAAAACGCCGTTTATTCACCCCGCCATGTTCAAAGACCGAAACTTCTGCATTGGGTTATTACTGATCTTTATCTTAGGCGTCATGCTGCTGTCGACCGTGGCATTGTTGTCCCCTTTTCTAGAAAACCTGTTGGGTTATCCGGTCTTAGCAACGGGGTTTGCTATGGCACCACGTGGGCTAGGAACCATGTTGAGTATGAGTCTGGTTGGTCATCTGATGCGCCGGTTTGATCTTCGTACTTTATTAGTGGTCGGTTTATTAATGATGGTTGAATCATTATGGGAAATGTCATTGTTTGATTTGAATATTACTTTCCTCGACCTATTCAGAACCGGATTTATCCAAGGCTTTGGTATGGGGTTTGTATTTGTGCCACTAAGTACGATGACCTTTATGACTCTCGATCAGAAATATAGAAATGAAGGCACTGCGATGTATAGCTTGTTGCGAAATATCGGTAGCAGTATTGGTATTTCCATCGTGGTCACTTTGCTATCGCAAAATACGCAGGTCTTTCATTCTATTCTGGCCGAAAATACCAACGGATTTAATGCTATTTGGTTACATCAGCTGCCGACATTATGGGATCTGAGATCGGCAAGTGGCCTTGCTTTACTGAATAAAACCATCACCCAGCAGGCCAGTTTGATCGCGTATCTGCGTGATTTCCGGTTGATGATGTTTATTACCTTACTTGCTTTACCGTTGATCTTTTTATTACGTAAACGTACTCCGGCGATGACACATTAA
- a CDS encoding ATP-binding protein, translating to MTGQQPTMTELQNEIIRLNKMVSALIKRADAVNADKMTDFSLFQTQVMLQDEVMSRTEQLENALLKNNQINAELIDTQQKMANEIEERKLVLLALEQEKAEQKALIQKLEESDRQLRQSEKLASIGQLAAGVAHEINNPMGFITSNLSSLQRYFTQLFQLIALYEKSSADPANPVWPQQIQSLRDEIDIEFLKEDISPLFQDSIEGAVRVRRIIQDLLHFSRAGENYWEWANLQDGLNSTLNILSNELKYKADVIREYGDIPPVHCMPAQLNQVFMNMLLNAVHSIDIHGEIRVKTGVNQDQVYITIADTGSGMSPEVKAKIFDPFFTTKRLGTGAGLGLSVAYGIIKKHQGHIDVQSEPGQGSVFTVWLPISPELESDDTH from the coding sequence ATGACCGGCCAACAACCAACAATGACCGAATTACAAAATGAGATCATCCGTCTGAATAAAATGGTCTCGGCGTTAATCAAACGGGCAGATGCAGTCAATGCCGACAAGATGACCGATTTTAGTCTGTTTCAAACACAGGTCATGCTGCAAGACGAAGTCATGAGCCGGACGGAGCAGCTAGAAAATGCATTATTAAAAAATAACCAAATCAACGCTGAATTGATTGATACACAACAAAAAATGGCCAACGAAATCGAAGAGCGAAAGTTAGTGCTTTTAGCTCTCGAGCAAGAAAAAGCCGAACAAAAAGCGTTAATTCAAAAATTGGAAGAAAGTGATCGCCAGCTACGGCAATCGGAAAAATTAGCATCGATTGGCCAGTTAGCTGCCGGGGTAGCCCACGAAATTAATAACCCGATGGGGTTTATCACCTCGAATTTGAGTTCGTTACAGCGATATTTTACCCAGCTATTTCAACTAATTGCGCTTTATGAAAAATCATCCGCTGACCCAGCAAACCCAGTTTGGCCGCAGCAGATCCAGTCATTACGTGATGAAATTGATATTGAATTTCTGAAAGAGGATATTAGCCCGCTATTTCAAGATTCGATAGAAGGGGCCGTCCGCGTCAGGCGGATCATTCAAGACTTACTGCATTTTTCCCGTGCTGGTGAAAACTACTGGGAGTGGGCCAATTTACAAGATGGTCTGAATAGCACACTCAACATACTGAGTAATGAACTTAAATATAAAGCTGATGTGATCCGGGAATATGGCGATATCCCGCCAGTTCATTGTATGCCCGCGCAGTTGAATCAGGTTTTTATGAACATGCTGTTAAATGCGGTTCATTCGATTGATATTCATGGCGAGATCCGCGTAAAAACTGGCGTGAACCAAGATCAGGTTTATATCACTATTGCTGATACCGGTAGTGGCATGAGCCCAGAGGTAAAAGCCAAGATTTTTGACCCGTTCTTCACCACGAAACGCTTAGGGACTGGAGCGGGTCTAGGTCTGTCGGTCGCTTACGGTATTATCAAAAAACATCAGGGCCATATCGATGTGCAAAGTGAACCTGGCCAGGGATCTGTCTTTACTGTATGGCTGCCCATTTCGCCCGAGCTCGAATCAGACGATACCCACTGA
- a CDS encoding FIST N-terminal domain-containing protein, which translates to MNKILRAQSQAPDAKTAVSELKNQFNSQSASLLLFFCSAHYDLKTIAESFNQLFPEIEVVGCTTAGEIGPNGYIEHSISAVLFPKDEFSVVTGCLNKIDELTESDSKQFVQSLLPQREHVSRLNNHRHAFAMQLVDGLSGKEEFISYSFQKNLGSIPLFGGSAADNMQFEQTHVFHHGAFHEKSCVLVLFNTNRPFRLFKTQNFSGIGEPLVVTAADPQHRTIIELNGLPAADVYAQRIGKDISELNAHLFAAFPLVSKMNGNEYIRSIQKMNPDGSLRLYCAIDEGVVLRVADSMNLINDLDQQFSKLKTALGEISLTLACDCSLRRMDIIDNQQLPAVADIFRQYRASGFSSFGEQFGSLHVNQTCTGIAFGCGESPS; encoded by the coding sequence ATGAACAAAATACTGCGTGCACAATCCCAAGCGCCTGACGCAAAAACGGCTGTCAGCGAATTGAAAAACCAGTTCAATTCTCAGTCGGCCAGTCTGCTCCTGTTTTTTTGCTCTGCCCATTATGATTTAAAAACAATTGCAGAGAGTTTTAATCAATTATTTCCTGAGATTGAAGTTGTTGGATGTACCACTGCCGGTGAAATCGGCCCCAATGGTTACATTGAACACTCCATCAGTGCCGTATTATTTCCCAAAGATGAATTTAGCGTGGTCACCGGTTGTCTTAACAAGATTGATGAACTGACCGAATCGGACAGCAAACAATTTGTACAATCGCTATTACCGCAGCGGGAACATGTATCACGCCTTAACAACCATCGTCATGCGTTTGCCATGCAACTAGTCGATGGCTTGTCCGGTAAAGAAGAATTTATCAGTTACAGTTTTCAGAAAAACTTGGGCAGTATTCCCCTGTTTGGCGGTTCTGCTGCGGATAATATGCAATTCGAACAAACACATGTTTTTCATCATGGCGCCTTTCATGAAAAAAGCTGTGTATTAGTTTTATTCAACACCAACCGACCATTTCGGCTATTCAAAACACAAAATTTCTCCGGTATTGGCGAACCGTTGGTCGTGACTGCAGCGGACCCGCAACACCGGACTATTATCGAATTAAATGGCCTTCCTGCTGCCGATGTTTATGCACAACGTATTGGCAAAGATATTTCTGAACTCAATGCACATCTCTTTGCCGCCTTTCCACTGGTCAGCAAAATGAACGGCAATGAATATATTCGTTCCATCCAAAAAATGAATCCAGATGGCAGTTTACGGCTTTATTGCGCCATTGATGAAGGTGTTGTATTACGCGTTGCAGATAGCATGAATCTGATTAATGATTTAGATCAGCAATTTAGCAAACTAAAAACAGCACTTGGCGAGATATCTCTGACCTTAGCCTGTGATTGTTCTTTGCGACGTATGGATATTATTGATAACCAGCAATTGCCAGCAGTTGCCGACATATTCCGACAATATCGAGCTTCTGGCTTTAGTAGTTTCGGTGAGCAATTTGGTAGCTTGCATGTCAATCAGACCTGCACGGGCATCGCCTTTGGTTGTGGAGAGTCGCCATCATGA
- a CDS encoding GGDEF domain-containing protein, which yields MEGLSVVSTYDHAPDLHFARVSGFSPISSSDKLALLETLMTQEKLADLLQSFATWTSQHLPVCRMAYIWMEQRFEILNLGRGAYKQHFSLLDPKMQMLGQVDYELTGKLNPHQHRLLQQLHQLLINPLRLFLKMEEMDQQCRMDHLTGVGNRAHFDEAMQLSIEQNSRQPNGLTLMLVDLDNFKQINDTHGHPTGDRVLKLFAELLTDVVRGTDMVFRLGGDEFALMFQPADEFTALRVMVRLQKRLALHPELKQLNVGCSLGYTNWTSGMSAKELYHLADEQLYHNKNLRRNA from the coding sequence ATGGAAGGTTTATCTGTTGTATCAACATATGATCATGCCCCGGATCTGCATTTTGCCCGCGTGAGTGGCTTTAGTCCGATCTCCAGCAGCGATAAATTAGCTCTGTTGGAAACACTAATGACCCAGGAAAAACTCGCCGATCTGCTGCAATCTTTTGCCACTTGGACCAGCCAACATTTGCCGGTTTGCCGCATGGCTTATATTTGGATGGAACAACGTTTTGAGATATTGAATCTCGGCCGAGGCGCTTACAAACAGCATTTTTCGTTGCTTGATCCTAAAATGCAGATGCTGGGTCAAGTTGACTACGAATTAACCGGCAAACTGAACCCACATCAGCATCGTCTGTTGCAGCAATTACACCAGTTATTGATTAACCCATTACGTCTGTTTCTGAAAATGGAAGAGATGGATCAGCAATGCCGGATGGATCATTTAACCGGTGTAGGTAACCGCGCTCATTTTGACGAAGCTATGCAGTTGTCTATTGAGCAAAATAGCCGTCAGCCAAATGGCTTAACATTGATGCTGGTTGATTTAGATAACTTCAAACAGATCAATGATACCCATGGTCACCCAACTGGCGACCGTGTTTTAAAATTGTTTGCTGAACTGTTGACTGATGTTGTACGCGGCACCGACATGGTCTTCCGTTTGGGTGGCGATGAATTTGCACTGATGTTCCAACCTGCAGATGAATTTACCGCGTTACGCGTTATGGTTCGTTTACAAAAACGTCTGGCACTACATCCTGAACTGAAACAGCTGAATGTAGGTTGTAGTCTAGGTTATACCAATTGGACCAGCGGTATGAGCGCCAAAGAGCTTTATCATCTGGCTGATGAGCAACTTTATCACAATAAAAATTTGCGCCGGAATGCCTGA
- the tilS gene encoding tRNA lysidine(34) synthetase TilS has translation MSHYRLETDVFAILDQQLKPGSLLVGFSGGLDSRVLLELLARYIRQRAGFSLQAVHVHHGLNPLADQWLLHCQQTCQTLTIPFTAQRVEIAKQNRQSLEDLARQARYAVFRQYLPKGGSLLTAHHQDDQLETVLLALKRGSGPRGLAAMPMEADFADGRLVRPLLSFSRQQLLDWAISQRLSWIEDDSNYDERFDRNFLRQRVIPLLRERWPEIAATAARSATLCAEQETLLDEIAKTDLLASLHVDGSLQIAQLETLSPARRHQLLRFWLRQQTGTVPSHAQLHNIWSEVALARADAMPELVWQQGVIRRYQHRLYQVSPIPAAISSQTLPIDIPVHLANGVLTLQTDCLNEMRLRMPEANEQLTIEYGLPGSYKAHPVGREHSRELKKLWQEYGVAPWLRSTMPIICYQGKIAAIVGLFICQDYLCQTDKMGLTISWEPNA, from the coding sequence GTGAGCCACTATCGTTTAGAAACCGACGTATTCGCAATTTTGGATCAACAGCTAAAACCCGGCTCCTTACTGGTCGGGTTTAGTGGTGGTCTGGATTCCCGTGTGTTGTTGGAATTATTGGCTCGATATATTCGTCAACGAGCGGGGTTTTCGCTGCAAGCTGTGCATGTTCATCATGGGTTGAACCCGTTGGCCGATCAGTGGTTACTCCATTGTCAGCAAACTTGCCAGACACTGACAATCCCGTTTACTGCACAACGTGTTGAGATTGCAAAGCAGAATCGTCAAAGCTTGGAAGATCTGGCGCGTCAGGCACGTTATGCCGTGTTTCGACAATATTTGCCGAAGGGTGGTTCGTTACTCACCGCTCATCATCAGGATGATCAGCTGGAAACCGTGCTGTTGGCATTAAAGCGCGGCTCCGGCCCTCGTGGTTTAGCGGCCATGCCAATGGAAGCTGATTTTGCGGATGGCCGTTTAGTGCGCCCGCTATTGTCTTTTAGTCGTCAGCAATTATTGGATTGGGCGATCAGTCAGCGTTTAAGCTGGATTGAAGATGACAGCAATTATGATGAGCGTTTTGATCGTAATTTTCTGCGTCAGCGCGTGATCCCATTATTGCGCGAACGTTGGCCGGAAATTGCGGCCACTGCGGCGCGTAGTGCAACTTTATGTGCGGAACAAGAAACGCTACTCGATGAAATTGCCAAAACAGACCTGTTAGCCAGTCTGCATGTTGATGGCAGTTTACAGATCGCTCAGTTAGAAACTTTGTCACCCGCACGGCGTCATCAGTTGTTGCGTTTCTGGTTACGCCAACAAACCGGGACGGTACCCTCGCACGCGCAATTACATAACATCTGGTCAGAAGTAGCGTTGGCCCGTGCTGACGCGATGCCCGAGTTAGTCTGGCAACAAGGCGTTATCCGCCGATATCAGCATCGTTTATATCAAGTTTCCCCAATACCAGCTGCGATTTCGTCGCAAACATTACCGATCGATATTCCTGTTCATTTAGCGAATGGTGTTTTGACGTTACAGACTGATTGCCTAAATGAAATGCGGTTACGCATGCCAGAGGCGAATGAACAATTAACGATAGAATATGGCTTGCCAGGTTCGTATAAGGCGCATCCGGTGGGGCGAGAACATTCGCGAGAACTGAAGAAATTATGGCAGGAATATGGTGTTGCACCTTGGCTGCGGAGCACAATGCCAATCATCTGTTATCAGGGAAAAATAGCGGCCATTGTTGGGTTATTTATCTGTCAGGATTATCTCTGTCAAACCGACAAAATGGGATTAACAATCAGCTGGGAACCGAATGCCTGA